The DNA segment TCTTACTATCTCCACGTTTTTACACAAAGAACTATGCTGTTTTCAGAGCCGTTGTTAAGGGCTTTAAATTTTCCCTCTTCGAGGCTTTTTTCGTATTCAGCCGGGATGCACCCTATGTCTTCAGGTTTTATGCACCTTAGGGAATCCCCTACGATTACGACTTTTTTGGGCTTTATCCGTCTTATTGCAGATATAACGTCTTCAGGGCTGAAGCCTTCGCAAATATTTTCCTTTTCAACGCCTATTACAAGGGTAATTTCTTTTTTGTCTGTCATCTTCTCGGCAAACGATGCGGCTGTAACAGCGGTCATTTTGTTCACACCGCTGTTAGAATTGTCGACGACAAGCCTTCCGCCGGTCCTGGAAAAAGACATCCTGCCTTCAACCGGCATAAAATCTTCAAGCTTTTTAGAGTTTGCACCAAGTATGCAGCCTGCCGCAGCGGCGGTCGTTATTGCCTCTCTGTATCCTTTTACCCGGAGAAGCGGATTTTTAAAGCTTCCTTTTACTCCTTCATATTCATATGTGCAGACGTCATCTCTGACTGATGCGAATTCTTCCGCGTGCAGGGCGTTTTTGGGAAGTTCTCCTGCACCGGGTGCAAGCAGGACATTTTTGCATTTTTCAAGTGTTTTCACCTTTTCCAAAAGAGCGCTTTTGGTATTCCCGGCGAATTTGTAGTCTTCCGATGATGTAAGGATGCACAGGGTGGAAAACCCGCAGACACCAAGGGACTCTTCCGCTATAAGCCACCTGTTTTCCTCATATGCAAGAAGGGCGGGGAATATAGCAGAAGCAGGTGTAATGCTTGTATTATCTATTATCTCCTGTTCCGGGATTCTGAAAGTCCCTTTTGACGTATGAAGAATGCCTTTTCCTTTTCCCTTAAGGACATGCGCCAGTGCGAATGCTGTCGTTGTTTTTCCCCTGGCACCTGTTATCTCAACTGACAGGGTAGGTTTTCTGTCGCCTATTATCATGGAGACCGCCTGGTGATGCGTTATTACAGGTGCACCGGGGGAATCAAGGAGAGAATACCCCGGGTTTAAGTGGACCGGTGCAATGATGAGGTCGTAATGCTGTTTTAGTGCGAATTCCTCGGATACGCCTTTTTCGTGCCTGTAGACATCAACCGTATCGCATTTATGTCCGGCCTTTTTCAGGTGAAGGGCAATCTCTTCGCCCCCGTGTATGGTGTCAAGCACCAGAATGTACATAAAATAGTGTAAAAATTGTTTTAATCTGAATATTCTTCTACTGCTCTTTTTGCACTCTCTATCATGAGGTCTGCAAGCATCGGGTTGTCGCCGATTGGTTTTGCGAATACAAGCGGGATTTTGCCGTTTTTGGTCTCAAATTCACCTTTGTGTCCGCCTTCTTCAATGCCGAGGATGCCGGGGATATCCTTGTCTATATGAACCCCTCTTGCAAGGAATAAGGGGACGACGACCATTGATTCAAGGTCCTCGTTTTTGAACTCATCCAGAACTTCAGGTATTGAAGGTGTGCTGTTCTCCATGAATGCACACTTTACAATGTAGCTGTTTTCCTTTTCGGAGATAAGTTTTGCAGTGTTTTCGATAAGCTGCTTGTTGTATGGCTTTGTACTGCCGTGTCCGACAAGTAAGAATCCACTCTTCTTCATATCATACATTGTACAACAATTATAAATAAAATAATTAACGATTCTTTTTTGTCGTTTCCATTTATAATTATTTCAGGTAAATGAGTGATTTTGAAAGAGATATGGTTCATTGCCTGAACCATTTTTTTGACAGCAGCAACCTTAAGGGGTATGCATACAGGCTGAAGCAGTCGAAGTACAGCACCCAGTATGTTGATGTCCTTGTTGATTCATTAGACCCGCGCTACTATCTTGCTATAGAGTGTAAGTCGTTAAAAGGGAAAAAAATTTATTTTACGCAGCATTTTCATGAAGACAAAAACAATGTCCACCAGATAGATGCAATATGGGATTTTATCTGCAGGACCGGAAGACGCGGATTTCTTGCTGTCGAATTCCGCGGCGGGAAGGGAAGTTTGAACAGGGCGTTTCTTATGTCCTGGCCTGAGGTTATGAAAATCAGGGAGACCAATGCAGGGATTTCCGTTGACGATTTCAGTTCCGGCATTGAACTTGAAAGGTGTGACGGCGGGTACAGGCTGTCCGTCCTATACCCAAAGGAATTACATAATATATTACAAAATGATATGACAGAATGACTGACTGCGGCTCACGGTATTACCTTACAATAAACAAGCGTTGTGTGAAAGTTCCTGTTGCCCTTTCTTCCATGGCGGGAATAACCGACGCCTCATATGCTCTTTTGAGAAAAGAGAATATTGGA comes from the Methanomicrobium sp. W14 genome and includes:
- the cfbE gene encoding coenzyme F430 synthase, with the translated sequence MYILVLDTIHGGEEIALHLKKAGHKCDTVDVYRHEKGVSEEFALKQHYDLIIAPVHLNPGYSLLDSPGAPVITHHQAVSMIIGDRKPTLSVEITGARGKTTTAFALAHVLKGKGKGILHTSKGTFRIPEQEIIDNTSITPASAIFPALLAYEENRWLIAEESLGVCGFSTLCILTSSEDYKFAGNTKSALLEKVKTLEKCKNVLLAPGAGELPKNALHAEEFASVRDDVCTYEYEGVKGSFKNPLLRVKGYREAITTAAAAGCILGANSKKLEDFMPVEGRMSFSRTGGRLVVDNSNSGVNKMTAVTAASFAEKMTDKKEITLVIGVEKENICEGFSPEDVISAIRRIKPKKVVIVGDSLRCIKPEDIGCIPAEYEKSLEEGKFKALNNGSENSIVLCVKTWR
- a CDS encoding Holliday junction resolvase, with amino-acid sequence MSDFERDMVHCLNHFFDSSNLKGYAYRLKQSKYSTQYVDVLVDSLDPRYYLAIECKSLKGKKIYFTQHFHEDKNNVHQIDAIWDFICRTGRRGFLAVEFRGGKGSLNRAFLMSWPEVMKIRETNAGISVDDFSSGIELERCDGGYRLSVLYPKELHNILQNDMTE
- the cfbA gene encoding sirohydrochlorin nickelochelatase, which produces MKKSGFLLVGHGSTKPYNKQLIENTAKLISEKENSYIVKCAFMENSTPSIPEVLDEFKNEDLESMVVVPLFLARGVHIDKDIPGILGIEEGGHKGEFETKNGKIPLVFAKPIGDNPMLADLMIESAKRAVEEYSD